In a single window of the Elaeis guineensis isolate ETL-2024a chromosome 4, EG11, whole genome shotgun sequence genome:
- the LOC105042637 gene encoding uncharacterized protein, with translation MEEFVPNAKEMGQQQRAREWEKEDEGKAAAQPPHISEMKPATREAYGGGFYGTDDKGEAERKPEGPRASETQSADGPPEPVPAPKHKPPPSTGDRDVDITGQAYIQ, from the coding sequence ATGGAAGAGTTCGTACCGAACGCGAAGGAAATGGGGCAGCAGCAAAGAGCCAGGGAATGGGAGAAGGAAGATGAGGGGAAGGCCGCTGCCCAACCCCCGCACATCTCCGAGATGAAGCCCGCCACCCGCGAGGCCTACGGCGGAGGGTTTTACGGCACCGACGACAAGGGGGAGGCGGAGAGGAAGCCGGAGGGGCCGCGGGCCAGCGAGACGCAGAGTGCGGACGGGCCGCCGGAGCCCGTACCGGCGCCCAAGCACAAGCCGCCGCCGTCCACCGGCGACCGCGACGTGGATATCACCGGGCAGGCTTATATCCAGTAG